The Pedobacter mucosus genome window below encodes:
- a CDS encoding alpha/beta hydrolase, with protein sequence MNFKKMHNSEFNGLKSIYHPITAQDLHTISLMKEQLSSIKGKIEGPEARKPFDEVMESVKLPGDITFQEETINGTSGWWCLPKSYNKESMILYLHGGAYNVGSAKAYRNFVGHIAGESDTAAFIPDYRLAPENPYPVAVEDVELIYTGLIEKGYKNITIAGDSAGGGLALILLARTTKEGSSVIPSSGVVFSPWTDLKLESLSLQSKAEEDILLTKESLKRDSERYLRGADPLGQDASPLYGDLKGLLPIQVHVGEAEVLFGDSLRYSEKAFLSGVNLDLHIWEGMPHVFPSNIDKLSSAKIALEIAALFVKSWQG encoded by the coding sequence ATGAACTTTAAAAAAATGCATAACAGTGAATTTAATGGATTGAAAAGTATATACCATCCTATAACGGCTCAGGATCTGCATACGATTTCATTAATGAAAGAGCAACTTTCGTCAATCAAGGGAAAAATCGAGGGGCCTGAGGCGAGGAAACCTTTTGATGAGGTTATGGAGTCCGTAAAGCTACCGGGGGATATTACATTTCAGGAAGAAACAATCAACGGTACCAGTGGTTGGTGGTGTTTACCTAAGAGTTATAATAAGGAAAGCATGATTCTCTATCTTCATGGGGGAGCATATAATGTCGGTTCAGCGAAAGCATACAGAAATTTTGTGGGCCACATTGCTGGAGAATCCGATACCGCGGCATTTATACCAGACTATCGCTTAGCGCCGGAAAATCCCTACCCGGTCGCTGTGGAAGATGTCGAGCTGATATACACCGGATTGATTGAAAAGGGCTATAAAAACATAACGATAGCTGGTGACTCTGCCGGTGGGGGATTAGCGCTGATTCTACTCGCTAGAACAACCAAAGAAGGCAGCAGCGTTATACCGTCTTCAGGTGTTGTATTTTCCCCATGGACTGACTTAAAGCTAGAATCCCTTAGCCTACAATCCAAAGCTGAGGAAGATATTTTGCTGACCAAAGAATCTTTAAAAAGAGATTCTGAACGGTATCTACGGGGGGCTGATCCGCTGGGCCAAGATGCTTCGCCGCTATATGGGGATTTGAAGGGGTTGCTTCCCATTCAAGTTCATGTGGGGGAGGCTGAAGTACTTTTTGGTGATTCTTTGAGATATTCTGAAAAAGCATTCCTAAGTGGTGTTAATCTGGATCTCCATATTTGGGAGGGAATGCCGCACGTATTTCCATCCAATATTGACAAGCTTTCCTCTGCCAAAATAGCGTTAGAAATCGCTGCCCTGTTTGTGAAGTCCTGGCAGGGGTGA
- a CDS encoding cupin domain-containing protein, with product MRKPNKLIGATVTFKPGSHSPWKINPLGQTLIIIDGIGWAQCEGEYVFEIRSGDIVQFPQGKRHWDGATLLFTNLKMETLCSF from the coding sequence GTGCGAAAACCCAACAAACTCATTGGCGCCACTGTTACTTTCAAACCTGGGTCACATTCCCCCTGGAAAATAAACCCACTTGGTCAAACGCTTATTATAATTGATGGTATAGGCTGGGCACAATGCGAAGGTGAATATGTATTTGAGATTAGATCCGGCGACATTGTTCAATTTCCGCAAGGGAAAAGACACTGGGATGGCGCAACATTGCTCTTCACGAATCTAAAAATGGAAACGCTGTGCAGTTTCTAG
- a CDS encoding NADP-dependent oxidoreductase yields the protein MKTIQFSNYGDSSVLSLTDTDLPNVPDENVLIKVLATSINPLDIKIRSGEMKDFMPVPLPFSPGLDVAGIVEMVGKKVSTLKVGDKVFATTFGATYSEFISLNADTVCKMAERMSFIEAAAAAVPLTTSYSVLIEEGNLKPGQTALVHGAAGGVGHILIQMAIDLGAKVIATATGNGLQFISSLGIDQAIDYKSDEQVGKIKGVDMVVDLVGGETQLESYQKIKPGGILLSTVMPVSEELAKEFGIMAKFVNATPSLEKLTYGKNSIERGAIKVKVFKEYQLQDAAEAQDFSSQKGINGKIVLNLG from the coding sequence ATGAAAACAATACAATTTAGTAATTACGGAGATTCTTCCGTCTTAAGCCTAACAGATACTGATCTACCAAATGTACCCGATGAAAACGTCTTGATCAAGGTTTTAGCTACCTCAATTAATCCCTTGGATATTAAGATCCGCTCTGGGGAAATGAAAGATTTTATGCCTGTCCCCTTACCATTTTCTCCTGGCCTTGACGTGGCGGGCATCGTGGAAATGGTCGGTAAAAAAGTGTCCACCCTGAAAGTTGGAGACAAGGTTTTTGCTACAACATTTGGAGCAACTTATAGTGAGTTTATCAGTTTAAATGCAGACACGGTCTGCAAGATGGCAGAAAGGATGAGCTTTATCGAGGCAGCAGCTGCCGCAGTTCCCTTAACGACATCTTATTCGGTACTAATTGAAGAAGGTAATTTAAAGCCTGGTCAAACTGCTTTGGTTCATGGCGCCGCTGGTGGAGTAGGTCACATACTCATACAAATGGCCATAGATCTGGGGGCGAAAGTCATTGCAACTGCTACAGGCAATGGTCTTCAATTTATATCTTCTCTTGGTATTGATCAGGCCATTGACTACAAATCCGATGAGCAGGTAGGAAAGATCAAAGGGGTGGATATGGTTGTCGACTTGGTTGGAGGTGAAACCCAGCTTGAATCCTACCAAAAAATAAAGCCTGGAGGTATATTGTTGAGTACCGTAATGCCAGTGTCAGAAGAGCTTGCAAAAGAATTTGGAATTATGGCGAAGTTTGTGAATGCTACTCCGAGTTTAGAGAAGCTTACATACGGTAAAAATTCTATTGAACGGGGAGCGATAAAAGTAAAAGTCTTTAAGGAATATCAGTTACAGGATGCAGCTGAGGCGCAGGATTTTTCAAGTCAAAAAGGGATTAACGGTAAGATTGTTTTGAACTTAGGTTAA
- a CDS encoding winged helix-turn-helix transcriptional regulator, with protein MKDNIKRLRTRDVQDTIDLIGGRWRGAIMASLCGSPKRFSEIKVDLEPITARVLTKELRYLETNKMIERLEGNIANNSVQYITTEHGKSIEPLIIHIQEWALTHRETLLHKNKDKDNNL; from the coding sequence ATGAAGGACAATATAAAGAGGCTAAGAACAAGGGATGTACAGGATACAATTGATCTAATCGGCGGAAGATGGCGTGGTGCGATTATGGCATCATTATGTGGATCACCTAAAAGGTTTTCGGAGATCAAGGTGGATCTGGAACCTATTACCGCTCGCGTACTTACTAAAGAATTAAGATACCTGGAGACGAATAAGATGATAGAACGCCTCGAGGGAAATATTGCCAATAATTCTGTACAATACATTACCACTGAGCATGGTAAGAGTATTGAACCATTAATCATTCACATCCAGGAGTGGGCACTAACCCATCGGGAAACTCTATTACATAAGAATAAGGATAAAGATAATAATCTTTAA
- a CDS encoding response regulator transcription factor, whose protein sequence is MTRVLIIEDNIKDCNALLEVIGLSPKVSLPLKFNDSHLAINLMITKQVQVDIVIISLDLKNNEGREVIKQINTLLPSIPIVAIFHDNNLYTVKHSFGMGARGFLTKRSVKSEIVYAITHIDKGNTYVNSDLAVRSFNLDSPSVSDDPSHIHLSKMQQEVLNNIADGLTNSVIGEKLFISKRIVEGVHLGLLSL, encoded by the coding sequence ATGACCAGAGTTTTAATTATAGAAGATAACATTAAAGATTGCAATGCCCTGCTTGAGGTTATAGGTTTAAGTCCAAAGGTTTCTCTCCCTTTGAAATTTAATGATTCCCATTTAGCGATTAACTTAATGATAACCAAACAGGTTCAGGTCGATATAGTCATAATATCCTTGGATCTTAAAAACAATGAAGGTCGAGAAGTAATCAAACAGATAAACACGTTACTTCCATCCATTCCTATTGTTGCTATTTTTCATGATAATAATTTATATACAGTTAAGCACTCCTTTGGGATGGGTGCACGCGGATTCCTGACTAAAAGGAGTGTAAAGTCTGAAATTGTTTATGCCATTACGCATATTGACAAGGGCAACACATATGTTAATTCTGACCTTGCCGTTAGATCATTTAACTTGGATTCGCCATCTGTATCAGATGATCCCTCTCATATCCACTTATCCAAGATGCAGCAGGAAGTATTAAATAATATTGCAGACGGACTTACAAACTCGGTGATCGGTGAGAAGCTCTTTATAAGCAAGCGTATCGTTGAAGGGGTTCACTTAGGTTTGTTATCATTATAG
- a CDS encoding HAD family hydrolase translates to MTKIKAVIFDLDGTLANTLPLCISGFRKSIEPLINRYLSEEEIIATFGPSEEGTIMALAPEHYEKGVSSYLKFYKELHAMCPAPFEGIEDLLNTLKAKSIKIAMVTGKGRHSTDISLEQFGIGKYFEAIETGISTGPRKAEGIQNILNLFEDLRKEEIIYVGDAPSDILASRKVGIPVVAAAWAETAEPEKLKELYPDMLFDSISDFSHWLTFNI, encoded by the coding sequence ATGACGAAAATTAAAGCAGTAATATTTGATCTTGATGGTACATTAGCCAATACATTACCATTATGCATCTCCGGATTCAGAAAATCCATCGAACCACTTATAAATCGCTACTTGTCAGAGGAAGAGATCATTGCGACGTTTGGTCCATCGGAAGAAGGAACTATTATGGCACTGGCACCAGAACACTACGAAAAAGGGGTTTCTAGTTATTTAAAATTTTACAAAGAGCTCCATGCAATGTGTCCCGCCCCCTTTGAGGGCATTGAAGATCTATTAAATACTTTAAAAGCCAAATCAATAAAGATTGCCATGGTAACTGGTAAGGGCAGGCACAGTACCGATATCTCTTTAGAACAATTTGGCATTGGTAAATATTTCGAAGCCATCGAAACTGGGATATCGACAGGACCACGGAAAGCGGAGGGCATACAAAACATCTTAAACCTTTTTGAAGATCTACGGAAGGAAGAAATCATATACGTTGGTGACGCTCCAAGTGATATCTTAGCAAGCAGGAAAGTCGGGATCCCGGTAGTGGCAGCTGCCTGGGCAGAAACAGCAGAGCCTGAAAAATTGAAAGAATTATATCCCGATATGTTGTTTGATAGTATCAGCGATTTTAGTCATTGGTTGACATTTAATATATGA
- a CDS encoding dihydrofolate reductase family protein gives MNEAGLTDITIISDDLQDSINKIKQQAGEDISLFGSPTATHSLIQLNLIDGFWLFVNPIILGRGIPLFEDIKDKIKLKLLTTRQFTSGVT, from the coding sequence ATGAACGAAGCGGGTTTGACTGACATAACAATTATTAGCGATGACCTTCAAGACAGCATAAATAAAATAAAACAACAAGCGGGTGAAGACATCTCGCTGTTTGGCAGCCCGACAGCAACACATTCCCTTATTCAACTGAACTTAATTGACGGTTTCTGGCTATTTGTTAATCCAATTATTCTTGGGCGAGGCATTCCTTTGTTTGAAGACATCAAGGACAAAATAAAACTAAAACTATTGACTACCCGACAATTTACTTCCGGGGTAACTTAA
- a CDS encoding alpha/beta hydrolase produces the protein MKTKSTLLAAFITLMIMAGCSKNKDNNNEIIPKGAKPSWGPDITPEMQVVIEKLASFNDTPIPQLTAVQARKNHTATDAVVAVMNDYHITAPIFNADTIGKEIPVTGGTVHIRVYTPKATSGALPVIVYYHGGGFVIANIDVYDTSARLLSANTGAIVVSVAYRLAPEYKFPTAHNDAYEAYNWVIQNAASINADVNKIALSGESAGGNLALATAMKARDNGLKMPVAILSIYPVAGADTNTASYIKYADAKPLDKPSLLWFFDKYLNTPAEAMDTRLNLVNANLAGLPPVTIINAELDPLQTEGATLVEKLKAAGVNVDRQLYTGVTHEFFGMGAVVPTAKTAEDYAVAQLKKAFGK, from the coding sequence ATGAAAACAAAATCTACACTCCTTGCAGCTTTTATAACTTTAATGATAATGGCAGGCTGTTCTAAAAACAAGGACAACAATAATGAAATTATACCTAAAGGCGCTAAACCATCTTGGGGACCTGATATTACGCCTGAAATGCAGGTGGTGATTGAAAAGCTTGCAAGTTTTAATGATACACCGATTCCGCAACTTACTGCGGTGCAGGCAAGAAAGAACCATACTGCTACCGATGCAGTGGTCGCCGTAATGAATGATTATCATATTACTGCACCCATATTTAACGCGGATACCATTGGCAAGGAAATCCCTGTAACCGGCGGCACGGTGCACATTAGGGTGTATACGCCCAAAGCAACAAGCGGCGCCCTTCCTGTAATCGTTTATTATCATGGTGGTGGCTTTGTTATAGCAAACATTGATGTATATGATACTTCAGCAAGGCTTTTATCTGCTAATACAGGTGCAATTGTGGTATCTGTTGCTTATCGCCTAGCCCCTGAATACAAATTCCCAACTGCTCATAATGATGCATACGAGGCATATAACTGGGTTATACAAAATGCAGCTTCGATTAATGCGGACGTCAATAAAATAGCATTATCAGGCGAAAGTGCTGGTGGTAATCTTGCGCTGGCGACAGCCATGAAAGCTCGTGATAATGGGCTAAAAATGCCTGTGGCAATTCTATCTATCTATCCCGTAGCTGGTGCAGATACAAATACGGCATCCTATATAAAATATGCTGATGCCAAACCGCTAGATAAACCCAGCCTTTTATGGTTTTTCGATAAGTATCTGAACACACCCGCGGAAGCGATGGACACCCGATTAAACTTGGTAAATGCAAATTTAGCCGGCTTGCCCCCTGTTACCATTATCAATGCAGAACTTGATCCTTTGCAAACTGAAGGAGCGACATTGGTAGAGAAGTTAAAGGCCGCAGGCGTTAATGTAGACCGCCAGCTTTACACGGGCGTTACGCACGAATTTTTTGGCATGGGCGCTGTGGTACCAACTGCTAAAACTGCAGAAGATTACGCTGTAGCACAATTAAAAAAAGCTTTTGGTAAATAA
- a CDS encoding GNAT family N-acetyltransferase, with amino-acid sequence MTIIFLGPKFLIRQFQLSEEKIFCSFFDDEEVMRYLPLRTNEEYKKLFKAALGDYKEGPLGRWGIFDLNNGDYIGNCLLRKLAENPVCLEIGYSIGKVYWGKGIGSEVAKAIVDYAFSHTDTNELVALTEAENIGSQRILEKVGFHRNSNIQREGVDLYLFRLIRSV; translated from the coding sequence ATGACTATTATATTTTTAGGTCCCAAGTTCTTGATTCGCCAATTTCAACTCTCAGAAGAAAAGATTTTCTGTAGTTTTTTTGATGATGAGGAAGTGATGCGTTATCTGCCGCTACGTACAAATGAAGAGTACAAGAAACTTTTTAAAGCAGCTTTAGGCGACTATAAAGAAGGACCACTTGGGCGATGGGGTATTTTTGACTTGAATAATGGGGATTATATCGGTAACTGCCTACTTCGTAAGCTTGCTGAGAATCCGGTCTGCCTTGAAATAGGCTATAGTATTGGAAAAGTTTATTGGGGGAAAGGCATAGGAAGTGAAGTAGCTAAAGCAATTGTGGATTATGCCTTTTCTCATACTGACACTAATGAACTAGTTGCACTTACGGAGGCAGAAAACATCGGATCTCAGCGGATACTAGAAAAAGTTGGCTTCCACCGCAATAGCAATATACAAAGGGAAGGCGTGGATCTTTACCTATTCAGGCTAATCAGATCGGTTTAG
- a CDS encoding 2-hydroxyacid dehydrogenase, with amino-acid sequence MKIAVFSTCSYDQEFLERYNTGHELFFFKQALNFDNVLLTKAFDAVCLFVNDCADEQVLSALRENGVKLVLMRCAGFNNVNLEAAEESGIRVLRVPAYSPEAVAEHAIAMIMTLNRKTNKAYNRIREGNFSLESLMGFNLHGSKVALLGTGNIGKAMYRILKGFGCLISAYDPYPDVELQRDGLIYTSLADALTDAEIVTLHCPLTDQSFHMINEQTLKYFKKGAMLINTSRGALVQTSDVVNSLKSGQLGYLGLDVYEQESALFFHDLSGEVIQDDLIARLISFPNVLITSHQGFFTREAMQQIAEITFSNADAFANHENLINEIKS; translated from the coding sequence ATGAAAATTGCTGTTTTTAGTACCTGTTCCTATGATCAGGAATTTCTGGAAAGATATAATACCGGCCATGAGCTTTTTTTCTTTAAGCAGGCGTTAAACTTTGATAACGTCCTTCTCACAAAGGCATTCGATGCCGTGTGCCTTTTTGTAAATGACTGTGCTGATGAACAGGTATTATCCGCTTTAAGGGAGAATGGAGTAAAACTGGTACTAATGAGATGTGCGGGCTTCAATAATGTTAACCTTGAAGCGGCAGAAGAATCCGGCATTAGAGTTCTTCGGGTTCCTGCCTATTCGCCGGAAGCTGTTGCAGAACATGCCATTGCCATGATTATGACCTTGAACCGAAAGACTAATAAGGCTTACAATAGAATTAGGGAAGGGAATTTCTCGTTGGAATCCCTGATGGGATTCAACCTGCATGGTAGTAAGGTTGCGTTGCTTGGTACGGGGAATATAGGAAAAGCCATGTACCGCATTTTAAAGGGATTTGGGTGTCTGATATCTGCCTACGACCCTTATCCTGATGTTGAGCTGCAACGGGATGGCCTTATATATACTAGCTTGGCGGATGCCCTTACTGATGCAGAGATCGTGACATTACATTGTCCCCTTACAGATCAATCTTTTCATATGATTAATGAGCAGACCCTTAAGTACTTCAAAAAAGGTGCTATGCTGATTAATACCAGTAGAGGCGCTCTTGTGCAGACCTCTGATGTAGTAAATTCACTTAAATCCGGACAGCTAGGATATCTGGGGTTGGACGTCTATGAGCAGGAATCAGCGCTTTTCTTCCATGACCTTTCAGGCGAGGTGATCCAGGATGATCTAATTGCACGGCTTATATCGTTCCCAAATGTCCTGATTACTTCGCATCAGGGATTTTTTACTCGTGAGGCGATGCAGCAAATAGCTGAAATCACCTTTTCTAACGCCGACGCATTTGCTAATCACGAAAATTTAATAAATGAAATTAAATCATGA
- a CDS encoding chemotaxis protein CheB, with translation MKKDFFIVGIGASAGGLPVMIDFFHQLPSKINVAFVVITHLIRDKRSYLDEILSKHSNLPVIRVESTTPISPGYIYVMAENTYLTCEHNILWVNARGPSLINEAVDLFLCSLARDAENSSIAVILSGAGNDGLKGAQAMHSYGGKVLVQEPVTAVISGMPWAVIGSDHPYKVGTVTDLVKELMAIIKETYNQS, from the coding sequence ATGAAGAAAGACTTTTTTATTGTTGGAATTGGTGCTTCTGCAGGAGGGCTACCGGTTATGATAGATTTTTTCCATCAGCTACCGTCGAAAATAAATGTTGCCTTTGTGGTCATTACCCATTTGATTCGCGATAAAAGAAGTTATCTTGATGAAATTTTAAGTAAACATTCCAATTTACCAGTCATTCGAGTAGAATCAACTACCCCGATATCGCCAGGCTATATTTATGTTATGGCAGAAAATACATATTTAACCTGCGAACATAATATCCTGTGGGTAAATGCTCGTGGCCCGAGTTTGATAAATGAAGCAGTAGATTTATTTCTATGCTCCTTGGCTAGGGATGCAGAAAATTCTTCTATTGCTGTAATTTTATCGGGGGCCGGTAATGACGGATTAAAAGGAGCTCAAGCAATGCACTCTTACGGGGGGAAGGTCTTAGTACAGGAACCTGTAACTGCAGTGATTAGTGGAATGCCTTGGGCAGTAATTGGTTCTGATCATCCGTATAAAGTGGGTACAGTAACTGATTTGGTAAAGGAACTAATGGCAATTATAAAGGAAACTTATAACCAATCTTAG
- a CDS encoding response regulator has protein sequence MKRILVVDDNSAILDVLEILLSEEGYKVKCVDDASDFLPVVIDFEPQLIILDIQLGRYDGRALCDNLKGLGNTKDIPVLLMSAKVNIRDMGVYTCTAQEFITKPFDIDDVVRRVSSHINR, from the coding sequence ATGAAAAGGATACTGGTTGTGGATGATAATAGTGCTATTTTGGATGTACTGGAAATCCTTTTAAGCGAAGAGGGTTATAAAGTTAAGTGTGTTGACGATGCATCGGACTTCCTTCCTGTTGTGATTGATTTTGAACCGCAGTTAATCATTTTAGATATTCAATTGGGAAGATACGACGGCCGTGCATTATGTGATAATTTAAAGGGCTTGGGGAACACAAAAGATATACCTGTCCTACTAATGTCCGCCAAAGTAAATATCCGGGATATGGGAGTTTACACTTGTACCGCACAAGAGTTTATTACTAAACCATTTGATATAGATGACGTTGTAAGGAGAGTCTCAAGTCATATAAATCGGTAA
- a CDS encoding type II toxin-antitoxin system RelE/ParE family toxin: protein MIKSIRHKGLKLFWTKGDAGKLQSEHVHRIKKVLNIIQYLEKVPQDLETFRHLRPHPLKGELKGFWSLDVSGNWRIIFRFEDGKAFDLDYLDTH, encoded by the coding sequence ATGATAAAGTCCATACGCCATAAAGGATTAAAATTATTCTGGACAAAGGGAGATGCCGGCAAATTACAATCCGAGCACGTACACAGGATAAAGAAAGTACTTAATATCATTCAGTATTTAGAAAAGGTACCGCAAGATCTTGAAACGTTCAGACACTTACGGCCACATCCCCTAAAAGGTGAACTGAAAGGTTTTTGGTCATTAGATGTTTCAGGTAACTGGCGCATTATTTTCAGGTTTGAAGACGGTAAAGCCTTTGATTTAGATTATTTAGATACCCATTAA
- a CDS encoding HigA family addiction module antitoxin: MERAAETNIHPGIILKEDVIEANNLSIGGAADLLGVSRLTLSKIANAKGAITPNIALRIEKAFGGNADFWLRMQRGYDLMEEKIKFEINPPQIKKFKFQHA, encoded by the coding sequence ATGGAAAGAGCAGCAGAAACAAATATCCATCCGGGTATAATTTTAAAAGAAGATGTTATTGAGGCTAATAACCTAAGTATTGGGGGAGCAGCCGACCTATTGGGCGTGTCCAGGCTTACTTTATCCAAAATAGCTAATGCCAAAGGCGCAATTACGCCCAATATCGCACTGCGGATTGAAAAGGCTTTTGGCGGCAATGCAGATTTTTGGCTAAGGATGCAAAGGGGCTATGACCTAATGGAAGAAAAGATCAAGTTTGAAATTAACCCCCCGCAAATAAAGAAGTTCAAATTTCAGCACGCATAA
- a CDS encoding DUF4142 domain-containing protein, translated as MENETTPRRAFMKKSLAFSAALTLGSTFLQTLSAEAATDYVIGSPMAANEKEFRMGVIGPAELSLATSQIAVDKATDKNTKEFAGFELGEALAVTGVLKDLETPVPAMDAKAKATLAKIKSTPAGPEFDKAYIKAQLENHEFLRDLAQSYISKGKLAGAAENQGRHLATLSLAVFKEHVAITSRILKELGA; from the coding sequence ATGGAAAATGAAACAACCCCTCGCAGGGCATTTATGAAAAAATCACTGGCCTTCAGCGCAGCTCTAACTTTAGGAAGTACATTTCTTCAAACGTTAAGCGCTGAAGCAGCTACAGATTATGTTATCGGTAGCCCAATGGCAGCAAACGAAAAAGAGTTTCGTATGGGCGTAATCGGTCCCGCTGAACTTTCTCTTGCTACAAGTCAGATTGCAGTAGATAAAGCGACAGACAAAAACACAAAAGAATTTGCTGGCTTTGAATTGGGCGAAGCCTTGGCTGTAACAGGGGTATTAAAAGATTTAGAAACACCTGTTCCTGCAATGGATGCAAAGGCAAAGGCTACGTTGGCGAAAATCAAATCGACACCGGCAGGTCCAGAATTTGACAAAGCTTACATCAAGGCTCAATTAGAGAATCACGAATTTTTACGTGATCTGGCTCAAAGCTACATTAGCAAGGGCAAACTGGCTGGTGCTGCTGAAAATCAAGGCAGACACCTGGCAACCTTATCGTTAGCGGTATTCAAAGAACATGTTGCAATTACCAGCCGTATCTTAAAAGAACTTGGCGCATAA
- a CDS encoding sugar O-acetyltransferase, producing MKTEIQKCLDGEIFNTSDPEIQGLIKRVRDITKEYNYLATTDTIRKEALLTKLFGSIGKNVSIDTPFYCDYGRHITIGDNVIININCTFVDCNRIYIGNNVLIASNVQIYTATHPVETSDRLIENWTEADSSPFFRTYALPVTLEDNVWIGGGVIILPGVTIGKNSVIGAGSVVTRSIPGNSVAFGNPCKVIRENNPTV from the coding sequence ATGAAGACTGAAATTCAGAAGTGTCTCGATGGCGAAATTTTCAATACCTCGGATCCCGAGATACAAGGCTTGATTAAACGGGTCCGGGATATAACTAAAGAATATAATTATCTGGCAACTACAGATACCATAAGAAAAGAAGCGCTTTTAACAAAACTATTTGGAAGTATAGGCAAGAACGTTTCAATCGACACCCCGTTTTACTGTGATTATGGACGGCATATAACAATTGGCGACAACGTGATTATAAATATAAACTGCACCTTCGTGGACTGTAACAGAATCTATATTGGAAACAACGTATTGATTGCCTCAAATGTACAAATCTATACTGCCACGCATCCTGTTGAGACCAGTGATCGGCTTATTGAGAACTGGACGGAAGCAGATAGCTCTCCTTTTTTTCGTACATATGCACTTCCGGTTACACTTGAGGATAACGTGTGGATTGGAGGAGGAGTGATTATTTTACCTGGAGTAACTATCGGGAAGAACTCTGTTATAGGCGCCGGAAGCGTTGTCACCCGTTCAATCCCCGGCAACTCTGTGGCTTTCGGCAATCCATGCAAAGTGATCAGAGAGAACAATCCAACCGTTTAG